A genomic window from Anticarsia gemmatalis isolate Benzon Research Colony breed Stoneville strain chromosome 6, ilAntGemm2 primary, whole genome shotgun sequence includes:
- the LOC142973574 gene encoding uncharacterized protein LOC142973574 isoform X9, protein MAKQRFLSLERRLSKDSHYKDLYVDFMNEYIKLGHMSICSAVVQKCRRVVEILHSAQYNLRKWQSNSPEIEHLKITNLQRFRRIEQLKQHFWTRFSNDYVLWLQERTKWRSSTGELKEGTLVVIKDKGLPPLMWLLGRIVRVLPGKDGIARVADIRTRKGVLRRAFNTICPLPVDTTSNVEDTSTGGVC, encoded by the exons ATGGCTAAACAAAGATTTCTATCTCTTGAACGACGTCTTTCCAAAGATTCTCATTATAAAGATCTGTATGTAGACTTCATGAACGAGTACATCAAGTTAGGACACATGTCGATATGTTCTG CAGTGGTGCAAAAATGTCGTCGAGTCGTAGAAATTCTTCATTCTGCCCAGTACAATCTGCGGAAGTGGCAATCGAACTCCCCAGAG ATTGAGCACCTCAAGATCACGAATCTACAACGATTTCGCCGCATCGAGCAGTTGAAGCAGCATTTTTGGACACGGTTCTCTAATGATTACGTCCTATGGCTACAGGAGAGAACGAAATGGCGTAGTAGTACGGGAGAGTTGAAGGAAGGAACACTTGTCGTCATAAAGGACAAGGGCTTGCCGCCCTTGATGTGGCTTCTGGGTCGCATAGTTCGGGTGCTACCTGGCAAAGATGGCATCGCAAGGGTCGCAGACATCCGCACGCGCAAGGGAGTCCTTCGGCGGGCTTTTAACACAATTTGTCCCCTTCCAGTTGACACCACCAGCAATGTTGAAGACACTTCAACGGGGGGAGTATGTTAA
- the LOC142973574 gene encoding uncharacterized protein LOC142973574 isoform X2, producing the protein MSDTKALIKKRASIKAKLTQFSAFLLISKTCERLSDVQVIEVEHRLNLIETLYEKYDALQMDLEALVDDPSEQYAEREEFEKQYYGLVASARHLISSVRSRRTDSEVDVSCSNHTHKQNTIRLPKIDLPKFSGSYQDWLEFRDTFTSIIHKNDSIDKINKLHYLRASLKGSASLVVDNLDFRSENYDAAWKLLCDRYDNKRLLVNNHVQALFNIQPIKHESSKSLRYVIDTTNKNLRALSTLGQPVQHWDTLVIYIVTSKLDQVTNREWEEHRNTLTDPPTLNIFITFLSSRADLLETLEESRSSNSNYSTHSVGTKSKSFLTHTEDKSTQISCPLCQQNHFIFSCKDFRSLSPQDRLKKVNSYKICVNCLKSDHDVSKCKSGHCKYCSKKHNTLLHDHDTSPNIQNIVLSANHSATSRVVLLSTALVEVLDDRGNHRQARILLDNGSTANFISEGFVPEERACEQSFVDTTTRNPDGRFVVNIPLKESPDVLGDSLIMAKQRFLSLERRLSKDSHYKDLYVDFMNEYIKLGHMSICSVVQKCRRVVEILHSAQYNLRKWQSNSPEIEHLKITNLQRFRRIEQLKQHFWTRFSNDYVLWLQERTKWRSSTGELKEGTLVVIKDKGLPPLMWLLGRIVRVLPGKDGIARVADIRTRKGVLRRAFNTICPLPVDTTSNVEDTSTGGVC; encoded by the exons ATGTCTGATACAAAAGCATTAATCAAGAAGCGTGCTTCGATTAAAGCTAAGCTTACGCAATTTTCGgcatttttacttatttcaaaaacttGTGAACGGTTGAGTGATGTGCAAGTCATTGAAGTCGAACATCGCCTTAACTTAATTGAAACGTTATACGAAAAATATGACGCCTTACAGATGGACCTGGAAGCTTTAGTGGACGACCCGAGCGAGCAATATGCTGAACGCGAGGAATTCGAAAAGCAGTACTACGGTTTGGTGGCTTCTGCTCGGCACCTAATAAGCAGCGTTCGGAGTCGCCGCACGGATTCTGAGGTCGATGTTTCTTGTTCTaatcacacacacaaacaaaacactatACGCTTACCAAAAATTGATTTACCTAAATTTTCCGGCAGTTATCAGGATTGGTTAGAATTTAGGGACACTTTTACATCAATTATTCACAAAAACGATAGCATCGATAAGatcaataaattacattatttacgtGCTTCATTGAAAGGTAGTGCTTCTCTCGTAGTAGATAACCTAGACTTTAGGTCAGAAAACTATGATGCGGCCTGGAAGTTGTTGTGTGACAGGTACGACAATAAAAGACTGCTTGTTAACAATCATGTACAAGCTCTTTTCAATATACAGCCCATCAAACATGAATCAAGTAAGTCATTACGCTATGTTATCGACACTACTAATAAGAATCTCAGGGCATTGTCAACCCTAGGTCAACCGGTGCAGCATTGGGATACTcttgttatttatatagttaCCAGTAAACTCGATCAGGTGACGAACCGCGAGTGGGAAGAGCATAGGAACACACTGACAGACCCTCCaacactaaatatttttattacgtttttgaGCAGTAGAGCTGACTTGCTTGAAACTCTTGAAGAGTCAAGATCATCAAACTCTAACTATTCTACACATAGTGTTGGTAccaaaagtaaaagttttttaacacaTACTGAGGATAAATCCACACAAATATCCTGTCCTTTATGTCagcaaaatcattttatattttcatgtaaagACTTCAGAAGTCTTTCACCGCAAGATCGACTTAAGAAAGTCAATAGTTACAAAATTTGTGTGAATTGCTTAAAATCAGATCACGACGTCAGTAAGTGTAAATCAGGTCATTGCAAGTATTGTTCTAAAAAACACAACACTCTACTACATGACCATGATACTAGCCCTAATATCCAAAACATTGTACTATCAGCAAATCACTCCGCTACTTCTCGAGTTGTTCTTCTTTCCACAGCACTCGTGGAGGTACTGGACGACAGGGGAAACCACCGGCAAGCACGGATTTTATTGGACAATGGTAGTACGGCAAACTTCATCTCTGAAGGATTTGTAC CTGAGGAGCGAGCCTGTGAACAATCCTTTGTGGACACCACCACTCGCAATCCAGACGGTCGATTTGTGGTGAACATCCCGCTCAAAGAGTCTCCTGATGTACTAGGTGACTCTCTCATCATGGCTAAACAAAGATTTCTATCTCTTGAACGACGTCTTTCCAAAGATTCTCATTATAAAGATCTGTATGTAGACTTCATGAACGAGTACATCAAGTTAGGACACATGTCGATATGTTCTG TGGTGCAAAAATGTCGTCGAGTCGTAGAAATTCTTCATTCTGCCCAGTACAATCTGCGGAAGTGGCAATCGAACTCCCCAGAG ATTGAGCACCTCAAGATCACGAATCTACAACGATTTCGCCGCATCGAGCAGTTGAAGCAGCATTTTTGGACACGGTTCTCTAATGATTACGTCCTATGGCTACAGGAGAGAACGAAATGGCGTAGTAGTACGGGAGAGTTGAAGGAAGGAACACTTGTCGTCATAAAGGACAAGGGCTTGCCGCCCTTGATGTGGCTTCTGGGTCGCATAGTTCGGGTGCTACCTGGCAAAGATGGCATCGCAAGGGTCGCAGACATCCGCACGCGCAAGGGAGTCCTTCGGCGGGCTTTTAACACAATTTGTCCCCTTCCAGTTGACACCACCAGCAATGTTGAAGACACTTCAACGGGGGGAGTATGTTAA
- the LOC142973574 gene encoding uncharacterized protein LOC142973574 isoform X5 has protein sequence MDLEALVDDPSEQYAEREEFEKQYYGLVASARHLISSVRSRRTDSEVDVSCSNHTHKQNTIRLPKIDLPKFSGSYQDWLEFRDTFTSIIHKNDSIDKINKLHYLRASLKGSASLVVDNLDFRSENYDAAWKLLCDRYDNKRLLVNNHVQALFNIQPIKHESSKSLRYVIDTTNKNLRALSTLGQPVQHWDTLVIYIVTSKLDQVTNREWEEHRNTLTDPPTLNIFITFLSSRADLLETLEESRSSNSNYSTHSVGTKSKSFLTHTEDKSTQISCPLCQQNHFIFSCKDFRSLSPQDRLKKVNSYKICVNCLKSDHDVSKCKSGHCKYCSKKHNTLLHDHDTSPNIQNIVLSANHSATSRVVLLSTALVEVLDDRGNHRQARILLDNGSTANFISEGFVPEERACEQSFVDTTTRNPDGRFVVNIPLKESPDVLGDSLIMAKQRFLSLERRLSKDSHYKDLYVDFMNEYIKLGHMSICSAVVQKCRRVVEILHSAQYNLRKWQSNSPEIEHLKITNLQRFRRIEQLKQHFWTRFSNDYVLWLQERTKWRSSTGELKEGTLVVIKDKGLPPLMWLLGRIVRVLPGKDGIARVADIRTRKGVLRRAFNTICPLPVDTTSNVEDTSTGGVC, from the exons ATGGACCTGGAAGCTTTAGTGGACGACCCGAGCGAGCAATATGCTGAACGCGAGGAATTCGAAAAGCAGTACTACGGTTTGGTGGCTTCTGCTCGGCACCTAATAAGCAGCGTTCGGAGTCGCCGCACGGATTCTGAGGTCGATGTTTCTTGTTCTaatcacacacacaaacaaaacactatACGCTTACCAAAAATTGATTTACCTAAATTTTCCGGCAGTTATCAGGATTGGTTAGAATTTAGGGACACTTTTACATCAATTATTCACAAAAACGATAGCATCGATAAGatcaataaattacattatttacgtGCTTCATTGAAAGGTAGTGCTTCTCTCGTAGTAGATAACCTAGACTTTAGGTCAGAAAACTATGATGCGGCCTGGAAGTTGTTGTGTGACAGGTACGACAATAAAAGACTGCTTGTTAACAATCATGTACAAGCTCTTTTCAATATACAGCCCATCAAACATGAATCAAGTAAGTCATTACGCTATGTTATCGACACTACTAATAAGAATCTCAGGGCATTGTCAACCCTAGGTCAACCGGTGCAGCATTGGGATACTcttgttatttatatagttaCCAGTAAACTCGATCAGGTGACGAACCGCGAGTGGGAAGAGCATAGGAACACACTGACAGACCCTCCaacactaaatatttttattacgtttttgaGCAGTAGAGCTGACTTGCTTGAAACTCTTGAAGAGTCAAGATCATCAAACTCTAACTATTCTACACATAGTGTTGGTAccaaaagtaaaagttttttaacacaTACTGAGGATAAATCCACACAAATATCCTGTCCTTTATGTCagcaaaatcattttatattttcatgtaaagACTTCAGAAGTCTTTCACCGCAAGATCGACTTAAGAAAGTCAATAGTTACAAAATTTGTGTGAATTGCTTAAAATCAGATCACGACGTCAGTAAGTGTAAATCAGGTCATTGCAAGTATTGTTCTAAAAAACACAACACTCTACTACATGACCATGATACTAGCCCTAATATCCAAAACATTGTACTATCAGCAAATCACTCCGCTACTTCTCGAGTTGTTCTTCTTTCCACAGCACTCGTGGAGGTACTGGACGACAGGGGAAACCACCGGCAAGCACGGATTTTATTGGACAATGGTAGTACGGCAAACTTCATCTCTGAAGGATTTGTAC CTGAGGAGCGAGCCTGTGAACAATCCTTTGTGGACACCACCACTCGCAATCCAGACGGTCGATTTGTGGTGAACATCCCGCTCAAAGAGTCTCCTGATGTACTAGGTGACTCTCTCATCATGGCTAAACAAAGATTTCTATCTCTTGAACGACGTCTTTCCAAAGATTCTCATTATAAAGATCTGTATGTAGACTTCATGAACGAGTACATCAAGTTAGGACACATGTCGATATGTTCTG CAGTGGTGCAAAAATGTCGTCGAGTCGTAGAAATTCTTCATTCTGCCCAGTACAATCTGCGGAAGTGGCAATCGAACTCCCCAGAG ATTGAGCACCTCAAGATCACGAATCTACAACGATTTCGCCGCATCGAGCAGTTGAAGCAGCATTTTTGGACACGGTTCTCTAATGATTACGTCCTATGGCTACAGGAGAGAACGAAATGGCGTAGTAGTACGGGAGAGTTGAAGGAAGGAACACTTGTCGTCATAAAGGACAAGGGCTTGCCGCCCTTGATGTGGCTTCTGGGTCGCATAGTTCGGGTGCTACCTGGCAAAGATGGCATCGCAAGGGTCGCAGACATCCGCACGCGCAAGGGAGTCCTTCGGCGGGCTTTTAACACAATTTGTCCCCTTCCAGTTGACACCACCAGCAATGTTGAAGACACTTCAACGGGGGGAGTATGTTAA
- the LOC142973574 gene encoding uncharacterized protein LOC142973574 isoform X4, translating to MSDTKALIKKRASIKAKLTQFSAFLLISKTCERLSDVQVIEVEHRLNLIETLYEKYDALQMDLEALVDDPSEQYAEREEFEKQYYGLVASARHLISSVRSRRTDSEVDVSCSNHTHKQNTIRLPKIDLPKFSGSYQDWLEFRDTFTSIIHKNDSIDKINKLHYLRASLKGSASLVVDNLDFRSENYDAAWKLLCDRYDNKRLLVNNHVQALFNIQPIKHESSKSLRYVIDTTNKNLRALSTLGQPVQHWDTLVIYIVTSKLDQVTNREWEEHRNTLTDPPTLNIFITFLSSRADLLETLEESRSSNSNYSTHSVGTKSKSFLTHTEDKSTQISCPLCQQNHFIFSCKDFRSLSPQDRLKKVNSYKICVNCLKSDHDVSKCKSGHCKYCSKKHNTLLHDHDTSPNIQNIVLSANHSATSRVVLLSTALVEVLDDRGNHRQARILLDNGSTANFISEGFVPEERACEQSFVDTTTRNPDGRFVVNIPLKESPDVLVVQKCRRVVEILHSAQYNLRKWQSNSPEIEHLKITNLQRFRRIEQLKQHFWTRFSNDYVLWLQERTKWRSSTGELKEGTLVVIKDKGLPPLMWLLGRIVRVLPGKDGIARVADIRTRKGVLRRAFNTICPLPVDTTSNVEDTSTGGVC from the exons ATGTCTGATACAAAAGCATTAATCAAGAAGCGTGCTTCGATTAAAGCTAAGCTTACGCAATTTTCGgcatttttacttatttcaaaaacttGTGAACGGTTGAGTGATGTGCAAGTCATTGAAGTCGAACATCGCCTTAACTTAATTGAAACGTTATACGAAAAATATGACGCCTTACAGATGGACCTGGAAGCTTTAGTGGACGACCCGAGCGAGCAATATGCTGAACGCGAGGAATTCGAAAAGCAGTACTACGGTTTGGTGGCTTCTGCTCGGCACCTAATAAGCAGCGTTCGGAGTCGCCGCACGGATTCTGAGGTCGATGTTTCTTGTTCTaatcacacacacaaacaaaacactatACGCTTACCAAAAATTGATTTACCTAAATTTTCCGGCAGTTATCAGGATTGGTTAGAATTTAGGGACACTTTTACATCAATTATTCACAAAAACGATAGCATCGATAAGatcaataaattacattatttacgtGCTTCATTGAAAGGTAGTGCTTCTCTCGTAGTAGATAACCTAGACTTTAGGTCAGAAAACTATGATGCGGCCTGGAAGTTGTTGTGTGACAGGTACGACAATAAAAGACTGCTTGTTAACAATCATGTACAAGCTCTTTTCAATATACAGCCCATCAAACATGAATCAAGTAAGTCATTACGCTATGTTATCGACACTACTAATAAGAATCTCAGGGCATTGTCAACCCTAGGTCAACCGGTGCAGCATTGGGATACTcttgttatttatatagttaCCAGTAAACTCGATCAGGTGACGAACCGCGAGTGGGAAGAGCATAGGAACACACTGACAGACCCTCCaacactaaatatttttattacgtttttgaGCAGTAGAGCTGACTTGCTTGAAACTCTTGAAGAGTCAAGATCATCAAACTCTAACTATTCTACACATAGTGTTGGTAccaaaagtaaaagttttttaacacaTACTGAGGATAAATCCACACAAATATCCTGTCCTTTATGTCagcaaaatcattttatattttcatgtaaagACTTCAGAAGTCTTTCACCGCAAGATCGACTTAAGAAAGTCAATAGTTACAAAATTTGTGTGAATTGCTTAAAATCAGATCACGACGTCAGTAAGTGTAAATCAGGTCATTGCAAGTATTGTTCTAAAAAACACAACACTCTACTACATGACCATGATACTAGCCCTAATATCCAAAACATTGTACTATCAGCAAATCACTCCGCTACTTCTCGAGTTGTTCTTCTTTCCACAGCACTCGTGGAGGTACTGGACGACAGGGGAAACCACCGGCAAGCACGGATTTTATTGGACAATGGTAGTACGGCAAACTTCATCTCTGAAGGATTTGTAC CTGAGGAGCGAGCCTGTGAACAATCCTTTGTGGACACCACCACTCGCAATCCAGACGGTCGATTTGTGGTGAACATCCCGCTCAAAGAGTCTCCTGATGTACTAG TGGTGCAAAAATGTCGTCGAGTCGTAGAAATTCTTCATTCTGCCCAGTACAATCTGCGGAAGTGGCAATCGAACTCCCCAGAG ATTGAGCACCTCAAGATCACGAATCTACAACGATTTCGCCGCATCGAGCAGTTGAAGCAGCATTTTTGGACACGGTTCTCTAATGATTACGTCCTATGGCTACAGGAGAGAACGAAATGGCGTAGTAGTACGGGAGAGTTGAAGGAAGGAACACTTGTCGTCATAAAGGACAAGGGCTTGCCGCCCTTGATGTGGCTTCTGGGTCGCATAGTTCGGGTGCTACCTGGCAAAGATGGCATCGCAAGGGTCGCAGACATCCGCACGCGCAAGGGAGTCCTTCGGCGGGCTTTTAACACAATTTGTCCCCTTCCAGTTGACACCACCAGCAATGTTGAAGACACTTCAACGGGGGGAGTATGTTAA
- the LOC142973574 gene encoding uncharacterized protein LOC142973574 isoform X3: MSDTKALIKKRASIKAKLTQFSAFLLISKTCERLSDVQVIEVEHRLNLIETLYEKYDALQMDLEALVDDPSEQYAEREEFEKQYYGLVASARHLISSVRSRRTDSEVDVSCSNHTHKQNTIRLPKIDLPKFSGSYQDWLEFRDTFTSIIHKNDSIDKINKLHYLRASLKGSASLVVDNLDFRSENYDAAWKLLCDRYDNKRLLVNNHVQALFNIQPIKHESSKSLRYVIDTTNKNLRALSTLGQPVQHWDTLVIYIVTSKLDQVTNREWEEHRNTLTDPPTLNIFITFLSSRADLLETLEESRSSNSNYSTHSVGTKSKSFLTHTEDKSTQISCPLCQQNHFIFSCKDFRSLSPQDRLKKVNSYKICVNCLKSDHDVSKCKSGHCKYCSKKHNTLLHDHDTSPNIQNIVLSANHSATSRVVLLSTALVEVLDDRGNHRQARILLDNGSTANFISEGFVPEERACEQSFVDTTTRNPDGRFVVNIPLKESPDVLAVVQKCRRVVEILHSAQYNLRKWQSNSPEIEHLKITNLQRFRRIEQLKQHFWTRFSNDYVLWLQERTKWRSSTGELKEGTLVVIKDKGLPPLMWLLGRIVRVLPGKDGIARVADIRTRKGVLRRAFNTICPLPVDTTSNVEDTSTGGVC, encoded by the exons ATGTCTGATACAAAAGCATTAATCAAGAAGCGTGCTTCGATTAAAGCTAAGCTTACGCAATTTTCGgcatttttacttatttcaaaaacttGTGAACGGTTGAGTGATGTGCAAGTCATTGAAGTCGAACATCGCCTTAACTTAATTGAAACGTTATACGAAAAATATGACGCCTTACAGATGGACCTGGAAGCTTTAGTGGACGACCCGAGCGAGCAATATGCTGAACGCGAGGAATTCGAAAAGCAGTACTACGGTTTGGTGGCTTCTGCTCGGCACCTAATAAGCAGCGTTCGGAGTCGCCGCACGGATTCTGAGGTCGATGTTTCTTGTTCTaatcacacacacaaacaaaacactatACGCTTACCAAAAATTGATTTACCTAAATTTTCCGGCAGTTATCAGGATTGGTTAGAATTTAGGGACACTTTTACATCAATTATTCACAAAAACGATAGCATCGATAAGatcaataaattacattatttacgtGCTTCATTGAAAGGTAGTGCTTCTCTCGTAGTAGATAACCTAGACTTTAGGTCAGAAAACTATGATGCGGCCTGGAAGTTGTTGTGTGACAGGTACGACAATAAAAGACTGCTTGTTAACAATCATGTACAAGCTCTTTTCAATATACAGCCCATCAAACATGAATCAAGTAAGTCATTACGCTATGTTATCGACACTACTAATAAGAATCTCAGGGCATTGTCAACCCTAGGTCAACCGGTGCAGCATTGGGATACTcttgttatttatatagttaCCAGTAAACTCGATCAGGTGACGAACCGCGAGTGGGAAGAGCATAGGAACACACTGACAGACCCTCCaacactaaatatttttattacgtttttgaGCAGTAGAGCTGACTTGCTTGAAACTCTTGAAGAGTCAAGATCATCAAACTCTAACTATTCTACACATAGTGTTGGTAccaaaagtaaaagttttttaacacaTACTGAGGATAAATCCACACAAATATCCTGTCCTTTATGTCagcaaaatcattttatattttcatgtaaagACTTCAGAAGTCTTTCACCGCAAGATCGACTTAAGAAAGTCAATAGTTACAAAATTTGTGTGAATTGCTTAAAATCAGATCACGACGTCAGTAAGTGTAAATCAGGTCATTGCAAGTATTGTTCTAAAAAACACAACACTCTACTACATGACCATGATACTAGCCCTAATATCCAAAACATTGTACTATCAGCAAATCACTCCGCTACTTCTCGAGTTGTTCTTCTTTCCACAGCACTCGTGGAGGTACTGGACGACAGGGGAAACCACCGGCAAGCACGGATTTTATTGGACAATGGTAGTACGGCAAACTTCATCTCTGAAGGATTTGTAC CTGAGGAGCGAGCCTGTGAACAATCCTTTGTGGACACCACCACTCGCAATCCAGACGGTCGATTTGTGGTGAACATCCCGCTCAAAGAGTCTCCTGATGTACTAG CAGTGGTGCAAAAATGTCGTCGAGTCGTAGAAATTCTTCATTCTGCCCAGTACAATCTGCGGAAGTGGCAATCGAACTCCCCAGAG ATTGAGCACCTCAAGATCACGAATCTACAACGATTTCGCCGCATCGAGCAGTTGAAGCAGCATTTTTGGACACGGTTCTCTAATGATTACGTCCTATGGCTACAGGAGAGAACGAAATGGCGTAGTAGTACGGGAGAGTTGAAGGAAGGAACACTTGTCGTCATAAAGGACAAGGGCTTGCCGCCCTTGATGTGGCTTCTGGGTCGCATAGTTCGGGTGCTACCTGGCAAAGATGGCATCGCAAGGGTCGCAGACATCCGCACGCGCAAGGGAGTCCTTCGGCGGGCTTTTAACACAATTTGTCCCCTTCCAGTTGACACCACCAGCAATGTTGAAGACACTTCAACGGGGGGAGTATGTTAA
- the LOC142973574 gene encoding uncharacterized protein LOC142973574 isoform X1 yields the protein MSDTKALIKKRASIKAKLTQFSAFLLISKTCERLSDVQVIEVEHRLNLIETLYEKYDALQMDLEALVDDPSEQYAEREEFEKQYYGLVASARHLISSVRSRRTDSEVDVSCSNHTHKQNTIRLPKIDLPKFSGSYQDWLEFRDTFTSIIHKNDSIDKINKLHYLRASLKGSASLVVDNLDFRSENYDAAWKLLCDRYDNKRLLVNNHVQALFNIQPIKHESSKSLRYVIDTTNKNLRALSTLGQPVQHWDTLVIYIVTSKLDQVTNREWEEHRNTLTDPPTLNIFITFLSSRADLLETLEESRSSNSNYSTHSVGTKSKSFLTHTEDKSTQISCPLCQQNHFIFSCKDFRSLSPQDRLKKVNSYKICVNCLKSDHDVSKCKSGHCKYCSKKHNTLLHDHDTSPNIQNIVLSANHSATSRVVLLSTALVEVLDDRGNHRQARILLDNGSTANFISEGFVPEERACEQSFVDTTTRNPDGRFVVNIPLKESPDVLGDSLIMAKQRFLSLERRLSKDSHYKDLYVDFMNEYIKLGHMSICSAVVQKCRRVVEILHSAQYNLRKWQSNSPEIEHLKITNLQRFRRIEQLKQHFWTRFSNDYVLWLQERTKWRSSTGELKEGTLVVIKDKGLPPLMWLLGRIVRVLPGKDGIARVADIRTRKGVLRRAFNTICPLPVDTTSNVEDTSTGGVC from the exons ATGTCTGATACAAAAGCATTAATCAAGAAGCGTGCTTCGATTAAAGCTAAGCTTACGCAATTTTCGgcatttttacttatttcaaaaacttGTGAACGGTTGAGTGATGTGCAAGTCATTGAAGTCGAACATCGCCTTAACTTAATTGAAACGTTATACGAAAAATATGACGCCTTACAGATGGACCTGGAAGCTTTAGTGGACGACCCGAGCGAGCAATATGCTGAACGCGAGGAATTCGAAAAGCAGTACTACGGTTTGGTGGCTTCTGCTCGGCACCTAATAAGCAGCGTTCGGAGTCGCCGCACGGATTCTGAGGTCGATGTTTCTTGTTCTaatcacacacacaaacaaaacactatACGCTTACCAAAAATTGATTTACCTAAATTTTCCGGCAGTTATCAGGATTGGTTAGAATTTAGGGACACTTTTACATCAATTATTCACAAAAACGATAGCATCGATAAGatcaataaattacattatttacgtGCTTCATTGAAAGGTAGTGCTTCTCTCGTAGTAGATAACCTAGACTTTAGGTCAGAAAACTATGATGCGGCCTGGAAGTTGTTGTGTGACAGGTACGACAATAAAAGACTGCTTGTTAACAATCATGTACAAGCTCTTTTCAATATACAGCCCATCAAACATGAATCAAGTAAGTCATTACGCTATGTTATCGACACTACTAATAAGAATCTCAGGGCATTGTCAACCCTAGGTCAACCGGTGCAGCATTGGGATACTcttgttatttatatagttaCCAGTAAACTCGATCAGGTGACGAACCGCGAGTGGGAAGAGCATAGGAACACACTGACAGACCCTCCaacactaaatatttttattacgtttttgaGCAGTAGAGCTGACTTGCTTGAAACTCTTGAAGAGTCAAGATCATCAAACTCTAACTATTCTACACATAGTGTTGGTAccaaaagtaaaagttttttaacacaTACTGAGGATAAATCCACACAAATATCCTGTCCTTTATGTCagcaaaatcattttatattttcatgtaaagACTTCAGAAGTCTTTCACCGCAAGATCGACTTAAGAAAGTCAATAGTTACAAAATTTGTGTGAATTGCTTAAAATCAGATCACGACGTCAGTAAGTGTAAATCAGGTCATTGCAAGTATTGTTCTAAAAAACACAACACTCTACTACATGACCATGATACTAGCCCTAATATCCAAAACATTGTACTATCAGCAAATCACTCCGCTACTTCTCGAGTTGTTCTTCTTTCCACAGCACTCGTGGAGGTACTGGACGACAGGGGAAACCACCGGCAAGCACGGATTTTATTGGACAATGGTAGTACGGCAAACTTCATCTCTGAAGGATTTGTAC CTGAGGAGCGAGCCTGTGAACAATCCTTTGTGGACACCACCACTCGCAATCCAGACGGTCGATTTGTGGTGAACATCCCGCTCAAAGAGTCTCCTGATGTACTAGGTGACTCTCTCATCATGGCTAAACAAAGATTTCTATCTCTTGAACGACGTCTTTCCAAAGATTCTCATTATAAAGATCTGTATGTAGACTTCATGAACGAGTACATCAAGTTAGGACACATGTCGATATGTTCTG CAGTGGTGCAAAAATGTCGTCGAGTCGTAGAAATTCTTCATTCTGCCCAGTACAATCTGCGGAAGTGGCAATCGAACTCCCCAGAG ATTGAGCACCTCAAGATCACGAATCTACAACGATTTCGCCGCATCGAGCAGTTGAAGCAGCATTTTTGGACACGGTTCTCTAATGATTACGTCCTATGGCTACAGGAGAGAACGAAATGGCGTAGTAGTACGGGAGAGTTGAAGGAAGGAACACTTGTCGTCATAAAGGACAAGGGCTTGCCGCCCTTGATGTGGCTTCTGGGTCGCATAGTTCGGGTGCTACCTGGCAAAGATGGCATCGCAAGGGTCGCAGACATCCGCACGCGCAAGGGAGTCCTTCGGCGGGCTTTTAACACAATTTGTCCCCTTCCAGTTGACACCACCAGCAATGTTGAAGACACTTCAACGGGGGGAGTATGTTAA